In the Equus przewalskii isolate Varuska chromosome 18, EquPr2, whole genome shotgun sequence genome, ACAACTATGCGTTTAAGAAATTGCTTCATTAACTGAAGTTGAAACTATAACTTCTTCCACAGTTTACTTCTTAAAACCTGGTTATCCAGTATTCTAAACTTGAAGAACAGCCCAGCTTGTGAGGGAGTCCAAGAATGTAGGCATAATTGTGGAGGGGAGTTGTTGTCAGGTTAATTTTGAGAGTTATTTCTCTCTGAGCAAATGCATTTTATCCCAAGGCAGGAGTTGAATTACTGCCACACACAATAGATATGTTCAACACACCTATCTTTGTcattatagaaattataaaaattatatcctTTGATTTAGCTAAGTTTAAATAATTAGGCAAAGCATGCCTAAAGAGGCAGGGACCTTAAGAACAAAGTGTAATTTATTAAGACATTTAAGActgcttgatttttttgttaagtaagtacaaaataatatttataatacataaatgtataaagaataaCATAACATAAATAAAGgtataaagaataatattaaataaatacctGTGTACCCACCACTCAAATATAGTTTTTTCTCATAAAGACCTTTGGAAATTTGAAACCATCATATATTTCTGTAACATACGtgttggttttttcccccctcactTTCGCATCTGAAAATAAATGGTTCAaaggtttgttcttctttttttggcaTTTGAAAGATCACTGGTACCAACACTTAAGAATCAGGATGCtgtggctggccccgtgcctgagtggttaagttcgtgggctccgctttggcagccggggatttcgctgattcggatcctgggcgaggacatggcaccacttgtcaagccatgctgaggcggtgtcccacatatcacaaccaggagcactcacaactagaatatacatctatgtactgggggtcttaggggagaagaatgaaaaaaaaaaaaagattagcaacagttgttaggtcagatgccaatttttaaacaaagaagaaTCAGGATGCCACATGGAGGAGGCGcttttttttgccattgaatCTTTTACGTGGAAAGAAATGTTTTGGTAGGGAGAGAAATTTTTGAGCAGGGTCACTTTGATATGATTGCTTTCACTTCTGAACATTTGCCAATTGTCCACTTTCTCTCCCTTTAAAGTTTTATAGGACCAAAACCCCCAAGCTCTTGTATTCTTTCCTTCGGTATCTCTAGCTCTCCCACTTAGGGTGATACCACTTGAACAGGTAGTTGAGACGTTGTGAAACACCTTGGAATCTTTGGGAGTTAGGAAGAGTAAAGAACTATGAAGAGAATGTCCAGGCAGGAACAATTTGCGAATCTTCAGTACTTGAAAATGATTCTTGAATTGGTAGAATCTGGGATGGCTATCAGCACATTtagatgatttaaataaatacaaaaatgtttaagCTGCTGAAAACATTTGGATGTACTTCATGTTTGGGTGTCTAAGGAGGACAAATATAATCCAGGCATTATGGGAGCTGTGCAAGAAAGAACTTGGGGATACCTGCCAAAACAGTTAAGCTAGCAGATTCTGGGATGTCCAATTTCCTTGTGTTCAGGTTTTTTTATAGAGGCTGTTTCCACATCAAGTTTTAGTACCAttcatttttgttatattttttgatactgttttactttatttcagtttgttagtattttgaCTTCACCCAAATAGTGATTGCCGGCACTTAGTATAATGTTATAGATCCAATCCAAAAGGATTTTCAGTGCTTCTCCTACTGGAAACAAAATATAAGTGTTATTAGCTGTCACTTCTTTTGAAAGTAGGTGGAGTTGAGACAAGTTCCGCTGAACAGAAAACCAAATCCTTAATATCATCAGCAGTAATAATCTTGTCAATTCAGCTCTATGTTTTTGACTATCTGAACAAGGTCATGCTTATCCTAGTATCCATTTTAAATTATGAGTCATAATTCAGGGGTAATATGAGATGGTAAAATAAAGCTGTCTATTCTCTCTGAAAGTatgaaaaaattttccttttcaaattagttgctccaggaagaaaatgaatcagTACATTATAGAGTAAAATCAATTCACGAaggttattgttttgttttaaatacattttaattaacatttcatttaaatcaatttagtaggtccaagatcatggtggggaacaaaaacaaaaagccaaatatACCAGGATGTCAAATTAATCAACACATGTGTTtggaatttctcctcttttccaggTATTATGCCAGGCATTAGCAAAGATGAATTAAATTTCAAGAAACCGACAAGTTAGTAGTATACGTCAACTAATAGAATATCAGTTAAATAGGGGGAAGAGAGAAGTGGGCTGGAATAGTTAGGAAAGCCTCTTTGAAGGGACAGGGACTTGAGCTAAGCCCCTAGGATGGATAATTAGGGTAatgtgaaaggaaaggaaaagcattccagaTAGAAATTATTTCAGTGATATTCCAGATTTAGTTTATTTAGTTGATAGGCATTTTTACTTGTAACCAGCGTAgactaaaattaataaatttcataatctttcattttacttgCAGAGATGAGGGTAGAATGACTTAAAGAAACTGGCAACTGCTTAAGAATTTGGATTGCACTTTGATTTCTTAATCAAAAGTTATCCAGGAGCTTGTTTTCTAAAGTGTACCTTACTGCCAATTGGCATTCTAGGTTGGGTACCAGGGTAGCATTCCACTGGCATGTTGCAGTGCCAtctgaggtgttttttttttcatattactgGAAGTGTCTCCTACTAATCATTCTCAGGCTACTTTGATGGTTTTATTAGAAGTGGAATAAGCATGATAGTTGAGCAAAAAGGCTAGAACTCTGTTTGACTGTGTAACTTCTGTTTAAAGGTGATGCTCTGGAACCTTCAGAAAGCCCGGCCACTCTGGATTACAAATTTAcaggaggaggaaacagaagaaatggaaagcccACAATCACCTGGTCAGCTTTTAAACCCTGCTCTAGCTCACTCAGTGTCTGTGGCGTCGTGCGGcaatatttttagttgtggtgcAGAAGATGGTAAGGTTCGAATCTTTAGGGTGATGGGAGTCAAGTGTGAACAAGAACTGGGATTTAAGGGCCACACTTTGGGAGTATCCCAGGTCTGCTTTCTGCCAGAATCCTATTTGCTGCTTACTGGAGGAAATGATGGGAAGATAATATTGTGGGATGTAAGCAGTGAAGttgagaaaaaacagaagagtCCTACAAAACATACCCAcaggaagaaaactaaaagagCAACTTATACCAAGCAGGGTGGAAACGCTAATGCTTCAGTAACAGATGAAGAGCATGGCAAAATTTTACCAAAGCTAAGTATTGAACATGGAGAAAAAGTGAACTGGCTCTTGAGTACAAAAATAAAGGGATGCGAAAATATATTAGTAGCTGATCAAACTAGCTCTATATCTGTATATCCCTTAAATGGGATTTAAATccaataaaaacatttgaaaaactgCAGCAAAActttttttaggttaaaaaaaatcctgattcTTTGTTTAAACTGTTTGTTGTATGTAGAATAATACCATTCCATGGTATAAATTTTAAGACAtttgagcaaaagaaaataattgggtAATACTTCATATAGTAAATGACATATTAAAATTTGGGGGAAGAGAACCAGTATTCACTGAGTACAGACCAGGTACCAgccattttacatatatttcatttcttatttcaaatCAGTGAAGTGGGTGATTTCCCCCATTTTATTGCCACAGGaattgagactcagagacatTAAGGAACCTGAGGATCCAGGAAAATTTCAGGCACAATTGGGTATCTGCAGAGAATCTTGGTTGTCTTGTCAAGCCTCCTGCCTGAGGGAAACCCACATCCTGATCCAAATGTGGTTACCACATGAGTTATAACGTGAGTTAGTTTGGATCCTAGGATGTCATGAGGAGCCTTACCAAGTTGGAAGAGGAAACCTGTTCTTGCTTGTTCTGTTTAAAGCCCAGGAGGCTTTGCTGACAATTACCTTTTGCTGTTTCTGGGAAAAAGGTTCCGGGTCAAATCAGCTTAGGATATTATGTAGCAATCCAGATCATCATACAGGTGAGACCAAGAATAAGGTGAAGTCATGAATAAGCAGAAACTGACTAAGCAGAAGATGTAAGGTAGAGAAGTTATAGAAGAGGTAAAGATTAGAGGCCAACAGAGTGTGTCAAGAGTAAGTTCATTTTTATCATGGCCTGAATTGCTGCCTTCTCTGCATATTCTTTCAGCTTCTGCTTATACTACTTACTCTTACATTCAGAGTTTTGAAGGGAGCATCTCATTGGGTATCATTATCCTTGTGTCTTTGATAAACTCGGTTTTAGAATGCTTGTTGCAAGTGACAAACCAAATTCAAATTGGCttaagggaataaaaagaaattcattggcTCATATAACTCAGAAGTCCAAGGATAGTCGGCATGTACTGCTCAGGTAGCTAAGCTGATAGGATGTGAGTCTATGGTGCCCCACCTTGTGGAAAGTCTTTCCTAGAGGTGAAGAGATAGAATCTTTGCTTAAGCTATTTGAGCTGGATTTTTAACTTGCAACTTAGAGAGTCCTGACCAATTAAGCAGGCAATTGGTAAATGTTGTTTAGTGATCTCATTTGGaatttaaggaaaggaaaataccATCTTGGCCCCTGAAACATTCATTGGCAAAGGACCCTGGCCTGAGTATTGACAGAAATAAGGTTCTGATCCCAGCACTGGGCAAGATTCTTGGCCATtttgggccttagtttccttactTGAAAGTGAGGGGGTTGAATTAGACATCCCCTAAGGTGCCTTGTGTGCCActgttttatgaaatgaaaacattatcaTAATATTGTGCTTAGCCAATGATTATTAAAATGTCAGGAAGGACTAATAATCATGGGCAATCTCTGGAGGTTTTAGAagcatcttttgaaaaattaccCAAGTACAGCATCATTTTAGCTACTGAGCCTGAATAATTCTGTGGGTGTAAGATAAGAAGTACTTAAAGCAAGAGTGAAACATCAGTCTTAAACTTCTTTTGGTTGCTGATAATGGCCACTCAAACTGCCtaagcaaaaagggaaatttaCTCTCAGGATTGCTGGGCTGGCGTGGTGGGGGTTATGCAGGGCAAAATTCTCTCTTAATCTAAAGCAGAAATGTAGCTGGGCTTCACTTGAGTCTCTAACCAGGGAAGCCATTAAGAACCAAGGCAGCTGCACTTTCTGTCTCTTGACGAGTCCCTGTGGTCacttgtctctgcttctctctataTAATGGCATTCACTTGACAGAAAGATTAACCTTTCAGGGCTACATTGGCAGCCCAtttaaattccagaaacaaaacGAGCAGTGTCTAAGTTCCAAGTCCCTGAAGAGAATCTGATTGGTCCAACTTAGTCAAGTGCCTGTCTCTGATCCAATCAGCTCTGACAGGGGATGCTGTCACTTAGTATCAACATTGCCAAAGGGGCCTACCCCCATAGATGGGGAGCGTGGACCGAACCAATAGTACCAAAAGATCTACAACCATTGAAATTTTGGTAAATTTACAGtgtgaaaattatatgcaaaagGAACTGTTCTTAGGTCAGCCATTTTGCTACAGTTTGACTCAATTTGCAATCAAAAGAGCCATGCCTAGGTTACTTTAGTTAATGAGAGGTTGAGGAAacaaagtaagcaaaagaaagcaccATAGCCTGAGCTTCCAGAGAATCAGGACATCATTTTGAATGTAGCCTAGGCTCTAGTAGTCAGCCAGCCATTCGGGTAACAAGAGCTTCAGCGGTCATTCTTAGAAGTGCGCTTCCGTGTTTCCCATCTGTGCTAGGCTGAAAATGTCCCCCAAAGATGGCAGGTCCTAAACCCTGGAACCTGTACATGTTACCTTATTTGGTAAAAGGATCTTTGTGGGTGTGATTGAGTTACAAATTGTAAAGGATTAtgttaaatgaacaaaatcatGGTAATTGTATACTtgcctttctatttttattagtgTCAGGTGCTTGAGGGCAAGGTTTCTGCCCTGTTTTGTTTCAGAGCTTGTGGTGTGGCCTGTCCTGGATCCCCCAACTCACACGAACAGTGCTCATTAAATATCAAATGAATCAAGGGTGGCCCAGAAGTGGAAATGTTAAGAGATGTggatagaaaagaataaataaaggtcAACCTGAAGGAAGCTCTTGGCAGGCTTGCCTGGCAACCAGACTGAACCCTTTGCTCATGCTTCAGGTTATTTTAAACACCAGCCATCAGGGCTACACATAGCTTTCCCACCAATGTTCAATTTGCAGACACCCAGATATACTTATTTCACATTTGGTGTTCCCTTTCCAAATTACAATCAGTTTGTGGTCCAGGATAGACTATCCTGAGACTGATGCAATGCTGCCAGGTTGCTTCTCCCTGCCAGGAGCAGAAATCCCTTCAGGATTAATCTATCACCCTCTGGCAGAATTATGTATAATCCTGGTGCCTTAACCTATGAAGAGCTCcccccttggggctggcctcatggccgagtggttaagttctcacgtgctctgcttcagcagcccagggtttcgcttgtttggatcctggacatggacatggcaccactcgtcaggccattttgcagcatcccacatgccacaactagggggacccacaactagaatgtgcaactatgcactggggggatttggggagaaaaagcagaaaaaaaaaagattggcaacagttgttaggtcaggtgccaatctttaaaaaaaagctctCCCTTGACCTCAGTTTTCCTTTCCACAAGcagagaattagagaaaaacaGAGTAAAACACTGCACATggactctgtgtatgtgtatttggTGTCTGAACTTTCTGAAGATGAGATACCATGACACTTCATCACAAAATACTTCAATATGCATCTCCTGAAAAGGACACTTTCCAGTATAACCATAAAACtgatatcatatctaagaaacttaGCAGCAATTTACCTTCTTGCTCTAGACCAGTCAGTTGTGACTTATACCATCCTTACTACACGAAAGTCCAGTAGTGGGAGAGGGTGGCGGCCAGAACTGCAGAGGACAGTCCCCTTGGCCATGGGCAGGGCTTATGGAGGTGAGATGCTGGGGACAAGAAAAATCTTGTGGCTCACTTGCGATCTGAGCAGAGGTGGGTCTCCTTTGTAGCCAACGCTCTTCCCATGGCTGTCCCCAGCAGGGAAGATTGAGGACCTGTGTCTCAGCTGGAGTGAACAAGGTACCTGCTATCACTGCCACCACCTGGGCCATACTCCAGCCAGAGGAGCAAGATTTAATCTAGGCCCAGGAGAGCATGTGGGAGAAGTTCAGACCACCTCCCCAACACCTGGAGAGCACCTGCTATACTTTGGTACTCTTGGTAGAGGAAAGGGCTGGGCTGAGGTTTAATAGAGCCTCCATCAGGTTCTCTTCTCTATAGCCATAAGAAATGCTTGGGGAGCATGACCCAAAGTTCACCTGGGTATGATTTTCCTGTAATCATTCTAGCCAATGAATGAAGAAGCATCCAGAGCTTGCAGTGGTCAAGTAAAAACAAACCCTATTGACTTAGAAATGTTAACACAATAGGTCACAGGTTGGTAGT is a window encoding:
- the WDR53 gene encoding WD repeat-containing protein 53 isoform X1, which gives rise to MALKWTGGHSSPILCLNASQEGLVASGAEGGDLMVWGEDGTPLGHTHFQGANDVTSVLFSPSYPTKLYASHGETISILDVRSLKDSLDHFHVNEEEINCLSLNETENLLASADDSGAIKILDLENKKVSRSLKRHSNICSSVAFRPQRPQSLVSCGLDMQVMLWNLQKARPLWITNLQEEETEEMESPQSPGQLLNPALAHSVSVASCGNIFSCGAEDGKVRIFRVMGVKCEQELGFKGHTLGVSQVCFLPESYLLLTGGNDGKIILWDVSSEVEKKQKSPTKHTHRKKTKRATYTKQGGNANASVTDEEHGKILPKLSIEHGEKVNWLLSTKIKGCENILVADQTSSISVYPLNGI
- the WDR53 gene encoding WD repeat-containing protein 53 isoform X2, which translates into the protein MLWNLQKARPLWITNLQEEETEEMESPQSPGQLLNPALAHSVSVASCGNIFSCGAEDGKVRIFRVMGVKCEQELGFKGHTLGVSQVCFLPESYLLLTGGNDGKIILWDVSSEVEKKQKSPTKHTHRKKTKRATYTKQGGNANASVTDEEHGKILPKLSIEHGEKVNWLLSTKIKGCENILVADQTSSISVYPLNGI